A part of Aspergillus flavus chromosome 1, complete sequence genomic DNA contains:
- a CDS encoding putative short-chain dehydrogenase, which translates to MSMTVSDSTQIRDGFPRPFPDTPANVLEQFKLNGKVVVVTGAADGIGLAVAEAMAEAGANVALWYNSNDAAIKRGEELAKDHGVRTVAYKVDVSNPEEVQKAVADVVRDFERIDVFVANAGMAISKPILEQTLDEYRKQMSVNVDGVVACAKYAGEVFQRQGSGNLIITSSMSAHIVNVPTDQPVYNGSKAFVTQFGKSLAREWRDFARVNIVSPGFFETKMGASPLALNEAYRMAVLGRQGHVKEIKGLYLYLASDASTYMTGSDVLIDGGYVLP; encoded by the exons ATGTCCATGACGGTATCTGACTCCACGCAAATCCGGGACGGCTTCCCACGACCGTTCCCGGATACTCCTGCGAATGTACTGGAGCAGTTTAAGCTGAACGGCAAGGTTGTTGTTGTAACGGGCGCAGCGGATGGTATTGGTcttgctgttgctgaggCTATGGCTGAGGCTGGGGCCAATGTCGCTTTGTGGTATAATTC AAATGATGCAGCTATAAAGAGGGGTGAAGAGTTGGCGAAGGATCATGGAGTTAGGACTGTTGCTTATAAGGTTGATG TATCGAACCCCGAGGAGGTCCAGAAGGCCGTAGCGGATGTTGTGAGGGATTTTGAGAGGATTGATGTCTTCGTTGCTAACGCTG GAATGGCTATCTCCAAACCGATCCTGGAACAGACGCTGGATGAATACAGGAAGCAGATGTCTGTTAATG TGGACGGAGTTGTCGCCTGCGCAAAATATGCAGGCGAAGTATTCCAACGTCAAGGTTCTGGAAACCTGATCATCACGTCAAGTATGAGCGCACATATCGTAAATGTGCCCACCGACCAACCCGTCTACAATGGATCCAAGGCCTTTGTGACCCAGTTCGGTAAGTCGCTTGCTCGTGAATGGCGGGATTTTGCACGGGTAAACATTGTCTCTCCCGGTTTCTTTGAAACGAAAATGGGTGCAAGCCCGCTTGCTCTGAACGAGGCGTACCGGATGGCAGTGCTTGGCAGGCAGGGGCATGTGAAGGAGATTAAGGGTCTTTATCTTTATCTGGCTAGTGATGCGTCGACATATATGACTGGAAGTGATGTGTTGATTGATGGTGGCTATGTACTTCCTTGA